The nucleotide sequence GGAACCAGTTATCCGCCTTCTGTCCGGCCAGTCTGGTACAGTGGATTCTGGATTGCTGACCGGCCCCAATCCCAATCGCCTGTCCGCCCTTTGCATAACATACGGAATTAGACTGGGTATATTTCAGAGTAATCATTGCAATAGCCAGATCTATTTTAGCTGATTCCGGAATTTCCTGATTCTCGGTCACCACATTGCTGAAAAAGTCACTGTCAATTTTCAGTTCATTTCTTCCCTGTTCAAAGGTAATGCCAAAGACTTCCTTATGTTCCACCGGATCAGGCACATAATCCGCATCAATCTCAATTACATTGTAATTTCCCTTTTTCTTGGCTTTCAAAATTTCCAGTGCCTCCGGCTCATATCCTGGGGCAATTACTCCATCGGAAACCTCACGCTTAATAATTTTCGCAGTAGCCTCATCGCACACATCGGACAGAGAAATAAAATCACCAAAGGAAGACATACGGTCTGCACCTCTGGCCCTGGCATAGGCATTTGCAAGAGGGGTGAATTCCATCTCCATATCGTCCACCCAGTAAATTTTCTTCTCTACCTCTGTGAGAGGAAGCCCTGCTGCCGCTCCCGCCGGAGAAACATGTTTAAAAGATGCGGCTGCCGGAAGTCCCGTTGCTTCCTTCAGTTCTTTTACAAGCTGCCATCCGTTAAAGGCATCCAGAAAATTAATATAGCCCGGCTTTCCATTTAATACCTTAATGGGAAGCTCGCCTTTTTCCATATAAATTCTGGACGGTTTCTGATTGGGGTTACATCCGTATTTCAGTTCTAATTCCTGCATAATATCCTCCATAAATAGACTTATCTGTTCTTATTAATAATTCTGGACTCATAAGTTCCTGTTTCCAAATCAATGTAGCGCACAAACAGAGAGACTTTGTTCTCCTCATTCAGACTAACCCATATTCTCTCTGCAAACTCATCCGGACTGCCTTCTATCTTCACCAGTTTGGGTTCTCCTTCAAAGCTGGGCAGAGGGTTGCCGTCCCCCTGATAGGTATGTATAAAATGTCCTTCTCCTTTTGCAGGATTTTCATAAGCAAAGGTATAGCGGTTACAGGAATCGGGACTGCCATGATTACTTTTCAGAATTGACATGGCATAGTTATAACTTCCCTTCTCCACATG is from Lachnospiraceae bacterium JLR.KK002 and encodes:
- a CDS encoding phosphoribosylaminoimidazolecarboxamide formyltransferase: MQELELKYGCNPNQKPSRIYMEKGELPIKVLNGKPGYINFLDAFNGWQLVKELKEATGLPAAASFKHVSPAGAAAGLPLTEVEKKIYWVDDMEMEFTPLANAYARARGADRMSSFGDFISLSDVCDEATAKIIKREVSDGVIAPGYEPEALEILKAKKKGNYNVIEIDADYVPDPVEHKEVFGITFEQGRNELKIDSDFFSNVVTENQEIPESAKIDLAIAMITLKYTQSNSVCYAKGGQAIGIGAGQQSRIHCTRLAGQKADNWFLRQAPKVLELQFADGIGRADRDNAIDLYIGEDYMDVLAEGAWEKIFKVKPEVFTQEEKRRWLDEMTDVSLGSDAFFPFGDNIERAHRSGVVYVAEPGGSIRDDHVIATCNKYHMAMCFTGIRLFHH